ATCCGGGTTAATGCCATTGCTCCCGGTTATTTCCGGACCGAATTGGTTCAGGAAGTCATTGACAACGGAATGCTGCCCATCGGGGGCATCGAAAAGCGCACGCCCATGGGCCGGATCGGGGAAGTGGATGAAATATTGGGTTTGGCCGTCTACCTGGCGAGTGATGAATCCGGCTTTATGACCGGGTCGGTCGTGAATATTGACGGCGGCTGGGAGGCGTATGGGTACATCTAAATTGCGGATTGCGGAATCCGGAATTAAATAAGGCCCAAGGCCAAAGGCTCAAGTCTTTAGCACTGGCCAATCAGGTCTTTTGGATTAGGTATTCAGGCGCATCCTTTTTTAGAAAGTCTTCTCGGATCGGGGAAAAAATATCCAGAACAATAGCGGGCTCTTCTCCCAATATCTGCGCCTCATGGGGTTCTTGGGAGGGAATCCGGTAAAGGGCGGGGGCTTTTAGGATCGTTTCTTTTCCCTGGATGCGCCATTTCATTTTGCCTTTAATCAATATTCCCATTTGTTCATGCGGATGGGAGTGTTGTCCTACCACCACCCCCGGATCGATTTCGAAATAAATGCTCATGACCTGATTCAAGGTGAAAATAAAACGGCGAATCCCCGGAGCAATTTGGTCCAAGGTCATATTCCCGAGTTCTTGAAAATATTCCATGGCAATTCCCTCCATTTTTTTGGTTTCAATATGAGGAAGCTATCACTGGTTAACTTAGATGTCAAGCAACCCGGTATCCGCGCTCTTGGTAACCATTCTGGGCAATGTTAAGGAATTGTAAGAATCCGGAATCCTTTGAGCTTTTTCAGAAAATAAAATTTTAGATAGGTACTTTATCAACAGCCTGTAAAGATTCGACCTCATTTCTTACATTTCCTATGCCAATTTATTTATACCGTTATTGAAAGAAAAAGGATGAAATATGAAAAAGGGGGTTAATGAATTGAAACCGGCAAAGACCACGCTAACTCACGAATTGGGAATGTTTTCCCGGCAGCGGGGGGCTGATCTTTTTGGAATTGCCGGCTTGGTGCCGGCCCGTGATTTCATCGCATCCGGGAGTGATCCCTTTGTTGCCCAGTTCCCCCGGGCTATATCTATAGGGATGCAATTATGTGACGGTATTGTCGAACAACATACTCCTGATGAGCCGCGCCGGCATAGCCTTTACTGGCATCATGTATATGAAGTAGTTAGCAGGGCGCTGGACTTCTTGGCTTATGATGTCGCGCGGTGGCTGATCGAAAAGGGCTTTAAGGCATTCCCGGTTCCGGCGTCTGCGCCTTACAACTTTGATAAGCTGGAGGGAATTTTTTCCCACAAGCTGGCTGCCCATCTGGCAGGGGTGGGCTGGATTGGCAAGAGTTGCCTGCTGCTGACTGATCGCTTCGGGCCCCGGGTGCGCTTGGTCTCGGTGCTGACAGACGCCCCCCTCGATGCTGGAACACCCTTCGATAGGGCTTGCGGCAAATGCCATGTTTGCGTGGATACCTGTCCGGTGAAGGCCTTTACCGGCGTGGAGTTTCGGGCTGACGAAGGGCGAGAGGTTCGTTTTGACGTGTTCAAATGCAGCGAATACCGTCGGGAACATCCCTGCGGGCTCTGTGTCTCCTCTTGCCCCATGGGCAGCCGCCGGAGACACCGGGATTAGTTAAGAGCATTCTTTATCGGCGGCCTTTCTGGCCTGACACCCTTACACTTGCTAACGGCTTTTGGAGGCATTGATATCCAAAAGGACACGCCGGATGTAGGCGGCGGCTTCTGAGACTTTTCTCTCCAGGTCTGTGTATCCTTTTGCGGCGGTTGCTCTCGAAGGATACCCCCATACGCCGTGGGGGCTCACGCCGCCGATTCCCACAAAGTCAAAGGCGGAGGCCGGGCATTTGGGGGAAAAGTCCACGACCCGATCGGCCTTGAAGCATTCCGGGTAAAACGCCTGGATGAAGGATGCTTCCGACTCACAGGCGTGGAGCTGTTCCACCGGAACCTGTCCTCTGTAAGAAAGTATGTCTCCCGTTGAGATGATCCTGAAGGCTTCGTGCCTGCGGTTTATTTCAATCATCGTCGGTTTAAGTATCCAATTACCGCCGTGAATGTTCACAATGACCGCCGTTCGGTATCCACCCGAATATAGGCTTTCCGCAATGTCCTCGAGCAAACGCCTGGCTGTCATGGCACTGAAGGTAATGGTGCCTCGAAAGCGGATGTGCCCCCAGGAGGTCAGGATCGGCAGCGCAGGAAGCAGGTAGGCATTTAGTTCTGCGGCCAACCGACGAGACAGTTCTAATGCTTGCAGGTAATCGGTGGCCAGCGGCTGGGAAGGAGAGTGCTGTTCGGTTGCCGTAGTCTCTTTTTCCAACTGTCGACCGGCATCTGTCTGGGCGTCGGTTCTTTTGCCACGGCGGTTCCTCTCTTTCATATCTCATTTTTTTTAATATTTCAGATACCCGGGCAGGCGGCAAGGGGACATTTTCAACCATTTGG
This portion of the Deltaproteobacteria bacterium genome encodes:
- a CDS encoding cupin domain-containing protein, which translates into the protein MEYFQELGNMTLDQIAPGIRRFIFTLNQVMSIYFEIDPGVVVGQHSHPHEQMGILIKGKMKWRIQGKETILKAPALYRIPSQEPHEAQILGEEPAIVLDIFSPIREDFLKKDAPEYLIQKT
- a CDS encoding 4Fe-4S dicluster domain-containing protein translates to MKKGVNELKPAKTTLTHELGMFSRQRGADLFGIAGLVPARDFIASGSDPFVAQFPRAISIGMQLCDGIVEQHTPDEPRRHSLYWHHVYEVVSRALDFLAYDVARWLIEKGFKAFPVPASAPYNFDKLEGIFSHKLAAHLAGVGWIGKSCLLLTDRFGPRVRLVSVLTDAPLDAGTPFDRACGKCHVCVDTCPVKAFTGVEFRADEGREVRFDVFKCSEYRREHPCGLCVSSCPMGSRRRHRD
- a CDS encoding creatininase family protein, encoding MKERNRRGKRTDAQTDAGRQLEKETTATEQHSPSQPLATDYLQALELSRRLAAELNAYLLPALPILTSWGHIRFRGTITFSAMTARRLLEDIAESLYSGGYRTAVIVNIHGGNWILKPTMIEINRRHEAFRIISTGDILSYRGQVPVEQLHACESEASFIQAFYPECFKADRVVDFSPKCPASAFDFVGIGGVSPHGVWGYPSRATAAKGYTDLERKVSEAAAYIRRVLLDINASKSR